One genomic region from Carassius auratus strain Wakin unplaced genomic scaffold, ASM336829v1 scaf_tig00007853, whole genome shotgun sequence encodes:
- the LOC113071688 gene encoding hepatocyte cell adhesion molecule-like — MFILFCLSLWSGVFGDDAVKSESVMEGESVTLNPDVNTINELRWHFIQNNKKILIAIINRQNEKKTVYDDALDGRFKDRLKLDQTGSLIITNTRTTDSGEYTVTGGQKEKPLSIFNLTVYAPVPVPVISRDSSQNSSSSSNCSLLCSVMNVSDVSLSWYKGNSLLSSISVSDLSRSLSLHLECLDDFYSCVVNNPIRNQTTHLNTELCQPCSDSVSLIVLISAAAAGFLLIVTTVCLCFLSESYRAG; from the exons ATGTTTATACTCTTCTGTCTGAGCTTATGGAGTG gtgtgtttggtgatgatGCAGTGAAGTCAgagtcagtgatggagggagaatcAGTCACGCTAAACCCTGATGTTAATACAATTAATGAGCTACGGTGGCACTTTATACAAAACAACAAGAAGATTCTCATCGCTATAATCAACAGACAGAACGAAAAGAAAACAGTTTATGATGATgctcttgatgggagattcaaagacagactgaagctggatcagactggatctctgatcatcacaaacaccagaaccacagactctggagaatatacagTAACCGGAGGCCAAAAAGAGAAGCCGCTCAGCATATTCAATCTCACTGTCTACG CTCCtgtgcctgttcctgtcatcagcagagacTCTTCTCaaaattcatcatcatcatcaaattgttcattgttgtgttcagtgatgAATGTGAGTGATGTttctctctcctggtacaaaggaaacagtttattgtccagcatcagtgtgtctgatctcagcagaaGTCTTTCTTTACATCTGGAGTGTCTGGATGATTTCTACAGCTGTGTGGtgaacaatcccatcagaaaccagaccacacatctcaacACTGAACTCTGTCAGCCATGTTCAG ACTCTGTATCTCTGATAGTGttgatctctgctgctgctgctggttttctgttgattgtaactacagtttgtttgtgttttctttcagaGAGCTACAGAGCAGGATAA